The Thamnophis elegans isolate rThaEle1 chromosome 15, rThaEle1.pri, whole genome shotgun sequence genome includes a window with the following:
- the CPLANE2 gene encoding ciliogenesis and planar polarity effector 2, translating to MIVRPGSVVDPDWHSTEEGRAYSGALLRRAQRRSFGLIERPVVAPQAAADVAGYKVFVSGKSGVGKTALVAKLAGLEVPLVHHETTGIQTSLVYWPAKLRESGKVLFFKFSFWDCGEAMLRKFDHILPACREKADAVLFLFSFTDRASFLDLPHQISRVTDGTRHMVRMVVGTKFDQFAHTDVTESDMASFSHTWGLPVLRTKSVGERHSDGYAGLAEVAHLLNRLAEHLWRQDQVAAGLVSGEESPTIPEALAS from the exons ATGATCGTCCGCCCGGGATCCGTGGTCGACCCGGACTGGCACAGCACGGAGGAAGGCAGAGCTTACTCGGGCGCCCTCTTGCGCCGGGCGCAGCGCCGATCCTTCG GACTGATCGAGAGACCAGTGGTGGCTCCACAGGCGGCTGCCGACGTAGCCGGTTACAAGGTCTTCGTATCCGGCAAGAGCGGCGTGGGAAAAACCGCTTTGGTGGCCAAATTGGCCGGTCTGGAGGTGCCCCTGGTGCATCACGAGACCACAG GGATCCAGACCAGCCTCGTCTACTGGCCGGCAAAACTGCGAGAGAGCGGCAAGGTGCTCTTTTTCAAGTTCTCCTTCTGGGACTGTGGCGAAGCCATGCTGAGAAAATTTGACCACATTTTACCC GCCTGCAGAGAGAAAGCGGACGCCGTCCTCTTCTTGTTCTCCTTCACGGATCGCGCGTCCTTTCTCGACCTCCCTCACCAAATCTCTCGCGTGACAGACGGAACGAGGCACATGGTCCGAATGGTTGTGGGCACCAA GTTTGACCAGTTTGCCCACACGGATGTGACCGAATCAGACATGGCGTCTTTCTCCCACACCTGGGGTTTACCGGTCTTGCGGACAAAGAGTGTCGGCGAGCGGCACTCGGACGGATACGCCGGCCTAGCTGAGGTGGCCCATCTCTTGAACAGGCTCGCCGAACATCTCTGGAGGCAGGACCAGGTGGCGGCCGGCCTAGTTTCTGGAGAGGAGAGCCCTACCATACCGGAAGCACTGGCTTCATGA